One region of Humidesulfovibrio mexicanus genomic DNA includes:
- a CDS encoding metallophosphoesterase produces MEWIVLGDVHEDAGVFAGIPGVAGADGLIISGDLTNRGGPREAGLVLAAARRANPAVLAQIGNMDEPGVTGFLEAEGANIHRAARLLAPGLALMGVGWSTPTPFDTPSEASEADLAAWLDQAHAAALALAGPGGRVLAVVHNAPHGTGLDRLPNGVSVGSRAVRAFLESAQPEICVCGHIHEGQGEERLGRCHVLNPGLAGDGGFVRVLLADEGRLSARLERR; encoded by the coding sequence ATGGAGTGGATCGTGCTGGGCGACGTGCATGAGGATGCGGGAGTGTTCGCTGGCATTCCAGGCGTGGCCGGGGCCGACGGGCTCATCATCTCCGGCGATTTGACCAACCGGGGCGGCCCGCGCGAGGCCGGACTGGTGCTCGCCGCCGCACGGCGCGCCAACCCCGCCGTGCTGGCCCAGATAGGCAACATGGACGAGCCCGGCGTCACCGGCTTCCTTGAGGCCGAGGGCGCGAACATCCACCGTGCGGCGCGGCTTCTGGCCCCCGGCCTGGCCCTCATGGGCGTCGGCTGGTCCACGCCCACCCCATTCGACACGCCCAGCGAGGCGTCCGAGGCGGATCTGGCCGCCTGGCTGGACCAGGCCCACGCCGCGGCCCTGGCCCTGGCCGGGCCTGGGGGCCGGGTGCTGGCCGTGGTCCACAACGCGCCCCACGGCACCGGGCTGGACCGCCTGCCAAACGGCGTAAGCGTCGGCAGCCGGGCCGTGCGCGCCTTCCTGGAATCCGCCCAGCCCGAGATCTGCGTCTGCGGGCACATCCACGAAGGCCAGGGCGAGGAGCGCCTGGGCCGCTGCCATGTGCTGAATCCCGGCCTCGCCGGGGACGGCGGCTTCGTGCGGGTGCTGCTGGCGGACGAGGGAAGGCTCTCGGCCCGGCTGGAGCGCC
- a CDS encoding 5-formyltetrahydrofolate cyclo-ligase: MTDASQEKDRLRKSLVERRMALTSEEVARASQAVAERIRALPEWKNAWSVLLYWPIKNEVDTRPLLEELWARGANALLPRCRPEQPGFMDLCACSCEEDLTEGSFNIMEPAACCATSEDSGEPFVPDLVLVPAVAFDAHGYRLGFGGGYYDRLLARPEMDEAVTIGLCYEFQRLPVLPTNAWDEPVQAVCTERELKWFR, from the coding sequence ATGACCGATGCGAGCCAGGAGAAGGACCGGCTGCGGAAGAGTCTGGTGGAGCGGCGCATGGCGCTGACGTCTGAAGAGGTGGCCCGCGCCAGCCAGGCCGTGGCCGAGCGCATCCGTGCGCTGCCGGAGTGGAAGAACGCCTGGTCGGTGCTTTTGTACTGGCCCATCAAGAACGAGGTGGACACGCGGCCGCTTCTGGAAGAGCTGTGGGCGCGCGGCGCCAACGCGCTTTTGCCCCGCTGTCGGCCGGAGCAGCCCGGATTCATGGACCTGTGCGCCTGCTCCTGCGAGGAGGATCTGACGGAAGGGTCGTTCAACATCATGGAGCCCGCGGCCTGCTGCGCCACCAGCGAGGACTCCGGCGAGCCTTTTGTGCCCGATCTGGTGCTGGTGCCCGCCGTGGCCTTCGACGCCCACGGCTACCGCTTGGGCTTCGGCGGCGGCTATTACGACCGCCTGCTGGCACGGCCCGAGATGGACGAGGCCGTGACCATCGGCCTGTGCTACGAGTTCCAGCGCCTGCCCGTGCTGCCCACCAACGCCTGGGACGAGCCGGTGCAGGCCGTATGCACCGAGCGCGAGCTCAAGTGGT